The stretch of DNA TGCTACAAATAATCCAGTATAGGTTCCGGCGCACCCAATTTGCTGCCAAATGAGGTTTTTATTCGATTTGGTTATATTTTATTTGTTTGCGACAATGGTAAACGTCCGCGGCGCGTGAAAAACTAAGACACATTGCGTTTAAGGGTTTTCTCGGAGGTTCCATGGATTACAAAGTTGGAGATGTCGTCGTTTATCCGCGTCACGGTGCGGCGAAGGTGACCGCCTTTGAAAAACGTACGGTAAAAGGCGTGACGCGCGACTATCTGCAGCTTTCGGTACTTTCCAGCGATGGTCTGGTCATCGAAGTGCCGGTTGAGAATGCCAAGAAGGTCGGCATCCGCAACATCGTCGACGGCAAGGAAGTCGCCAAGGTCTTCGAGATTCTTCGCACGCCGATTGTCGACAACGAGAAGATGAACTGGTCGCGTCGCTACAAGCTGAATGTCGAGAAGATCGCCACCGGCGAGGTCAACAAAATCGCCGAAGTCGTGCGCGATCTGGCACAGCGTGATGTCGACGAGCACGGACTTTCCGCTGGCGAGAAGCGCATGTTGACGCGCGCCCGCAATATCCTCACCTCGGAAATCGCGCTTTCCGAGAAGACCGACGAGGATGAGGCCCAGCACCTGCTCGATGTCAATCTCGGGTATGCCGAACCTACGCCGGAAGATGCCGAGCATCATTCCGAGGCTCCCGAGGAACCGGCCAGCCAGACGTTGGCAAGAATCGAAGCTGAAAACAAGGATGCCAAGGGTTCCAAGAAAAAGAAGTGATTGTTCGGTTACTCTGGCCGGAAATCGCTTGCTGATTGTTTAAATAATTTTCAGGGTCATCTCGATATCAGGGGATGACCCTGAAAATTTTGCCCCGACCTTTGGCTTAAACCGGTAACCTCATAACCGGCCTTCACACAAAGCTTTTCAGTGCCGACGCAACGCCTCCACGCCTTTGGCGATGAGCCAGAAGAGTGTCGAAATCGTGACGATGACGAAGCTTGGGGGAGTGGGGAACATCACGGAGACGATCAGTCCGCCCCAAATCGAGACCAGGCACAGGACGCTGGAAAGCACCATCGAACGCAGCGGCGTGCTGGTGAGGATATTGGCCGTGGCCGCCGGAGTGACGACCAGCGCAAAGATAAGTAATGTGCCCACAGCGGGTACGGCGATGGTGATAACGCCGGCCATGATGGCCATGAACAGCACGTTCATCACGCCGATCGGCACGCCTTTGGCCTGCGCCACCTGCTCGTCCAGAGAGCTGAAAAGCAGCGGACGGTAGACCACGGCCATCACCGCCAGTAGCAGCACGTCGAAAATCGCGAAGCCCAGCACTTGGTCGTTCGTGATGGTCAATATCGAACCGAACAATATCGCCTGCATCTGCTGCGAGGCCGAACTCGACATGCGTGAGAAGAACAGGCCCAGGCCGGTGGCGAAAGCGA from Bifidobacterium sp. ESL0728 encodes:
- a CDS encoding CarD family transcriptional regulator, translated to MDYKVGDVVVYPRHGAAKVTAFEKRTVKGVTRDYLQLSVLSSDGLVIEVPVENAKKVGIRNIVDGKEVAKVFEILRTPIVDNEKMNWSRRYKLNVEKIATGEVNKIAEVVRDLAQRDVDEHGLSAGEKRMLTRARNILTSEIALSEKTDEDEAQHLLDVNLGYAEPTPEDAEHHSEAPEEPASQTLARIEAENKDAKGSKKKK
- a CDS encoding metal ABC transporter permease yields the protein MSHIQFGFNHEWLETLSVPFMHNAFIAGLCIALAAGVMGYFTIARHSTFAAHALAHIGLPGATGAVLLGLPVSLGLGIFALGGALTIGALGKKASQREIATGTVLAFATGLGLFFSRMSSSASQQMQAILFGSILTITNDQVLGFAIFDVLLLAVMAVVYRPLLFSSLDEQVAQAKGVPIGVMNVLFMAIMAGVITIAVPAVGTLLIFALVVTPAATANILTSTPLRSMVLSSVLCLVSIWGGLIVSVMFPTPPSFVIVTISTLFWLIAKGVEALRRH